The following is a genomic window from Deltaproteobacteria bacterium.
CTGAGATCGAGTTCCTTTGCCAATCGAGACAAAGTTTCGTGATTGAAAGTTACCGGCTGGCCGACATACGGCAGCTCGCCCAAGCACGGTACGCCGGTCAAACCCGCCAACACTTCGCGGTTGGTCTGCGCCGCCAGCGAAATCTCGCTCGACAATTGATTGAGCACGTAACCCAGCGGCCGCAAATCTTTGCAGCTCGCATGCTCCAGCGTCAGCAGCAGATGATTGATGACACCGAGTTTATTCGCCGCAACGACAATCACCGGCAGTTTCGCCACTCGCGCGAAGTCGGCGAAGGTGAAGCTCGGCACGAGCGGCACCATCAAACCGCCGGCGCCTTCGACAATCGTAATGTCATGCTTGGCGCTCAAGTCCCGGCAAACATCGAGTAAACGATCGACGTCGATCTTCACGCCGGCGCGCTCCGCCGCGATGCTCGGCGCCAACGGTTCCGGCAAGCGGTAGGGACAAATTACGTCAAGCGGCTCGGCACAGCCCGACGCTTGTTGCAAACGCCAAGCGTCATCAGGAAATAATTGGCCGTCTTTCTCGACACAGCCGGTTTCCACCGGTTTCATGACGCCGACTTTGTAGCCCTCGGCTTTGAGCAACGCCGCCAGCGCGCAGCTGAAAAAAGTCTTGCCGACGCCGGTGTCGGTGCCGGTGATGAAAATCGCCTTACCCATCAGTTGCCGGTCACCTTTTCAATCGAATCGTGCACGACATCGAGAAGGATCGCCAGATCGGCCGCGCCGATGCTGAGCGGCGGCATGAGAATAATCACATCGCCCAGGGGCCGGATCATCACGCCGCGCTGGCGCGCTTCGACAATAACCTTGTGGCCCATGCGCTGCTCCACCGGATAACTTTTACGGCTGGCTTTATCTTCGGCAAGCTCGATGCCGATCATAAAGCCCCACTGACGCACGTCGCTGACATGATCCATGGGCAAAAACGTGTCGCGCAAACTTTTTTGCAGCGTCGCAATACGCGGCTGCATGTTCTCGACCACGCTCTCGCGCAGAAAAATTTCCAGATTGGCGATCGCCGCGGCACAGCCAAGCGGATTGCCCGTGTAGGTGTGGCCGTGAAAAAAAGTTTTGAACTCTTTGTACTCGCCGAGGAACGCCGAGAAAACCTCTTCGCTGGTCAAAGTCGCCGCCAGCGGCAGATAACCACCGGTGATTCCTTTCGCCAAGCAGAGAATGTCCGGCGTCACGTTCGCATGCTCGCAGGCGAACATCTTTCCCGTGCGGCCGAAGCCAGTGGCGACTTCGTCAAGTATCAAAAGTATCTCATGGCGCCGGCAGATTTCGCTCACCGCTTTCAAGTAACCTACCGGCTGCGCCCACATGCCGGCGGCGCCTTGCATCAGCGGCTCCATGATCAGCGCGGCTAAATTACTTTTGTTGGCGGCTAACTTCTCCTCAGCTTCTTTGATCGCCGCCGCCAGGGCGTCCGCTTCGCTCATACCCTTATGATAGCGAAACACATGAGGCGGCGTGATGCGCAGCACGGGAAACAGCAAACTCTTATGATAGCGATGAAAAGTTTCTGAATAACCAAGACTCATCGAGCCGACGGTGTCACCGTGGTAGGACTCCGCCAGCGAAGCGATCTGCGTGCGCTCGCTCTCACCCTTGAGCTGCCAATACTGCACGGCCATTTTGAGCGCGATCTCCACCGCTGTGGCGCCGCTGTCGGAATAAAAAACTCGCTGCAATCCTTTGGGCGCGATCTCGATTAATTTTTGCGCCAGCTGAATCCCCGGCACATGGCTCAAACCGAGAAACGTCGAGTGTGACAAGCGATCGATCTGCGCCTTGATCGCATCGTCCAACTCTTTTTTCCGATGGCCGTGCACGTTGCACCACAAGGACGACACGCCGTCCAAATATTTGCGCCCGGTATCGTCGACCAGATAGTGGCCGTCAGCGCGGCTGATGATCACCGGATCTTCGCCCAACCACTCCTGCATTTGGGTGAACGGATGCCAAAGATAAGTATGGTCCAGCTGTTTTAACTTGTCGTGGTAGGTTGCCATGATAGTTATTTAACGTCCTTAAACGCACGTAACGCGCGGTCGATTTGCTCGTCCGTATGCGTCGCCATCAAAGTAATTCGCAAGCGCGCCGTGCCCGGCGGCACCGTCGGCGGACGAATGCCTTGGGCGAACACGCCGTGTTCGAGCAACCGCGCGGAAAGCGCCATACATTTTTTCGCATCGCCGACCAGCAGCGGCAAGATCGGACTATTGCTCGGGCCGAGTTCGAATCCTAATTTAGTTAATCCGCCGTTGATTCGTCGGCAATTTACCGACAGAGTTTCGCGCCGCTGCGGTTCCTGCTTAACCAAATCGAGCGCCGCCAGCGCCATCGCCATCACCGCCGGCGGCAAGGCAGTAGTGAAAATGAAACTGCGGCAGCGATTGATCAGCAAATCGCGCAAGCCGCTGCTGCCGGCGACGTAAGCGCCGAAGCCGCCCAGCGCTTTGCCCAAGGTGCCCATCTGCACGGTCACGCGCTCGGTCAAACCCAACTTCGCGACCACGCCCGCGCCATTAGAACCATAAATTCCGGTCGCGTGGGCCTCGTCGACCATGACCATGGCACCGAATTTTTCTGCGAGCTCGACGATGGAGGTGAGCGGCGCTTCATCGCCGTCCATGCTGAAGATCGATTCGGTGACGATCAACTTGCGCACGCCGCTTGGCGCTGATTGTAGTTGCGACGCTAGGTGATCGACATCGCAATGCGCGAAAACTTGCGTCGTCGCCCGCGACAAGCGGCAGCCGTCGATGATGCTGGCGTGATTGAGCGCGTCGCTGAAAATCACATCGCCCTCGCCCGCCAGCGTGGCGAGAAGTCCCGTGTTGGCTTGAAAGCCGGAGTT
Proteins encoded in this region:
- the bioF gene encoding 8-amino-7-oxononanoate synthase, producing MSAGFIETELQRLKDAGLYRQLRRVDGAQDSTLTLDGREVINFSSNNYLGIANHPALAAAAKAAIDRYGCGSGASRLISGNMTLHEELETRLAQFKNAEAALVFNSGFQANTGLLATLAGEGDVIFSDALNHASIIDGCRLSRATTQVFAHCDVDHLASQLQSAPSGVRKLIVTESIFSMDGDEAPLTSIVELAEKFGAMVMVDEAHATGIYGSNGAGVVAKLGLTERVTVQMGTLGKALGGFGAYVAGSSGLRDLLINRCRSFIFTTALPPAVMAMALAALDLVKQEPQRRETLSVNCRRINGGLTKLGFELGPSNSPILPLLVGDAKKCMALSARLLEHGVFAQGIRPPTVPPGTARLRITLMATHTDEQIDRALRAFKDVK
- the bioD gene encoding dethiobiotin synthase encodes the protein MGKAIFITGTDTGVGKTFFSCALAALLKAEGYKVGVMKPVETGCVEKDGQLFPDDAWRLQQASGCAEPLDVICPYRLPEPLAPSIAAERAGVKIDVDRLLDVCRDLSAKHDITIVEGAGGLMVPLVPSFTFADFARVAKLPVIVVAANKLGVINHLLLTLEHASCKDLRPLGYVLNQLSSEISLAAQTNREVLAGLTGVPCLGELPYVGQPVTFNHETLSRLAKELDLSRLGLAPRKL
- the bioA gene encoding adenosylmethionine--8-amino-7-oxononanoate transaminase; its protein translation is MATYHDKLKQLDHTYLWHPFTQMQEWLGEDPVIISRADGHYLVDDTGRKYLDGVSSLWCNVHGHRKKELDDAIKAQIDRLSHSTFLGLSHVPGIQLAQKLIEIAPKGLQRVFYSDSGATAVEIALKMAVQYWQLKGESERTQIASLAESYHGDTVGSMSLGYSETFHRYHKSLLFPVLRITPPHVFRYHKGMSEADALAAAIKEAEEKLAANKSNLAALIMEPLMQGAAGMWAQPVGYLKAVSEICRRHEILLILDEVATGFGRTGKMFACEHANVTPDILCLAKGITGGYLPLAATLTSEEVFSAFLGEYKEFKTFFHGHTYTGNPLGCAAAIANLEIFLRESVVENMQPRIATLQKSLRDTFLPMDHVSDVRQWGFMIGIELAEDKASRKSYPVEQRMGHKVIVEARQRGVMIRPLGDVIILMPPLSIGAADLAILLDVVHDSIEKVTGN